One window of Papaver somniferum cultivar HN1 chromosome 9, ASM357369v1, whole genome shotgun sequence genomic DNA carries:
- the LOC113308643 gene encoding uncharacterized protein LOC113308643, with product MASSSSKIHLFKKSAIEAGTSEDYYLNPSDNLMKMVSEWRVIEHEDVLVVTINMYGFGNGLLIEVKEKFINFEITQENKEKAARFEHKDGMKKFSIEMNPKFLNLER from the exons atggcttcttcttcttcaaaaatcCACCTCTTCAAGAAATCAG CAATTGAAGCTGGGACTTCTGAAGATTACTATCTGAATCCATCGGATAACTTGATGAAGATGGTGTCTGAATGGAGAGTCATTGAACATGAAGATGTTCTTGTTGTGACAATCAATATGTATGGCTTTGGTAATGGACTTTTGATTGAGGTAAAAGAAAAGTTTATAAATTTTGAaataacacaagaaaacaaggaaAAGGCTGCTCGTTTTGAACACAAGGATGGGATGAAGAAGTTTAGCATTGAGATGAATCCAAAGTTCCTCAACTTAGAACGTTGA